In Prescottella soli, a genomic segment contains:
- a CDS encoding DUF6131 family protein: MIILGIVLAVVGAIVSVPILLYVGVALIVVGVVLEIMGMTGHPVAGRRHYY, translated from the coding sequence GGAATCGTGCTCGCCGTCGTGGGTGCGATCGTCAGCGTTCCCATCCTCTTGTACGTCGGGGTGGCGTTGATCGTCGTCGGTGTAGTGCTCGAGATCATGGGAATGACGGGCCACCCGGTGGCTGGTCGACGCCACTACTACTGA